A region of Chitinophaga horti DNA encodes the following proteins:
- a CDS encoding acyl-CoA thioesterase — MARVKIAIPEHFTFSTQIPVRIQDVNYGGHVGNDAILSIMHEARLQFLGNIGCTELDAYGVGMIMSDVAIVYKGEGFRGDVFLVEVTADELSPFGFDLVYRLSTEREGKKHPIAEGKTGMICFDYGQRKVTRLPEALKAKLIG, encoded by the coding sequence ATGGCAAGAGTTAAGATCGCAATACCCGAACACTTTACATTTTCTACACAGATCCCTGTTCGCATACAGGACGTGAATTATGGCGGCCACGTAGGCAACGACGCCATCCTTTCCATCATGCACGAAGCCCGCCTGCAATTCCTCGGCAATATTGGTTGTACCGAGCTGGATGCATACGGCGTAGGTATGATCATGTCTGACGTGGCGATCGTATATAAAGGCGAAGGCTTTCGCGGGGATGTATTCCTCGTGGAAGTAACGGCAGATGAACTCAGCCCTTTCGGGTTCGACCTGGTATATCGCCTGAGTACGGAGCGGGAAGGCAAAAAGCATCCCATTGCTGAAGGCAAAACCGGGATGATCTGCTTCGATTACGGACAGCGCAAAGTAACGCGCCTGCCGGAAGCATTGAAAGCAAAATTGATAGGATAA
- the rdgB gene encoding RdgB/HAM1 family non-canonical purine NTP pyrophosphatase: MELVFATNNDNKVKEIRAVLGDEFEIITLKESGIDIDIPEPHDTLEENAREKSTVIFKMTGKSCFSEDTGLEIDALNGEPGVLSARYAGEQKESADNIKKVLANMQGVTNRQARFRTVISLILNGEEHQFEGICEGEILDSTTGGKGFGYDPIFKPTGADRSFAQMETHEKNGYSHRAKAFRKLVAFLQAH, encoded by the coding sequence ATGGAATTAGTCTTTGCGACCAATAACGACAACAAGGTAAAGGAGATCCGTGCCGTACTGGGTGATGAATTTGAGATCATTACGCTGAAGGAGTCGGGCATCGATATCGACATACCTGAGCCGCATGATACACTTGAAGAGAATGCAAGGGAAAAGTCGACCGTGATCTTTAAAATGACAGGTAAAAGCTGCTTTTCGGAAGATACTGGTCTCGAAATCGACGCGCTTAACGGGGAACCCGGTGTACTGTCGGCCCGTTATGCCGGTGAACAGAAGGAATCTGCGGATAATATAAAGAAGGTGCTCGCCAATATGCAGGGCGTTACGAATCGCCAGGCACGTTTCCGTACCGTGATCTCTTTAATATTGAACGGGGAAGAACACCAGTTCGAAGGCATCTGTGAAGGCGAGATACTGGATAGCACTACCGGCGGCAAAGGTTTCGGGTACGACCCGATCTTTAAACCAACGGGCGCCGACCGCTCCTTCGCACAGATGGAGACACACGAAAAAAACGGTTATAGCCACCGTGCAAAGGCTTTTAGGAAGCTGGTGGCATTTCTGCAGGCACATTAA